A region of Cellulophaga sp. RHA19 DNA encodes the following proteins:
- a CDS encoding NTP transferase domain-containing protein: protein MKKTQLYGLVLAGGKSTRMGTDKGAITYHNIPQRDYVYNLLDQVCDATFYSIREDQQTEFTNDNVIVDKNEFKGPYNGLLSAYKHNKNVAWLVVACDLPLLNIAVLEQLKQERDNTKLATAFATTESKLPEPLCAIWEPNALKTSVDYLNEGNGSCPRKFLINNANVKLVYPEQDQVLLNANSKEEYKVALQRIETQLTK from the coding sequence TTGAAAAAAACACAACTTTACGGACTGGTATTAGCTGGCGGTAAAAGTACCAGAATGGGTACAGATAAGGGAGCTATAACTTACCACAATATTCCACAAAGAGATTATGTATATAATTTACTAGATCAAGTATGTGATGCTACTTTTTACAGCATAAGAGAAGATCAACAAACAGAATTTACAAATGACAATGTTATTGTAGATAAAAATGAGTTTAAAGGTCCTTATAATGGTTTGCTAAGTGCTTATAAACACAATAAAAATGTTGCATGGTTGGTAGTTGCTTGTGACTTGCCTTTGCTTAACATTGCTGTATTAGAACAATTAAAACAAGAAAGAGATAACACTAAACTAGCAACAGCTTTTGCAACAACAGAGAGTAAATTGCCAGAGCCCTTGTGTGCTATTTGGGAGCCAAATGCCTTAAAAACGTCTGTAGATTATTTAAATGAAGGTAATGGTAGTTGTCCACGTAAATTTTTAATTAATAATGCTAATGTTAAACTTGTTTATCCAGAGCAAGACCAAGTTTTGCTTAATGCAAATTCTAAAGAAGAATATAAAGTTGCATTACAAAGAATAGAAACACAACTTACTAAGTAG
- a CDS encoding serine hydrolase domain-containing protein: protein MKNLKRVLLVLLVVVIVAVVYNYPKLNMISGYAVKNMASNVFIADRTAEEINTVDNNVPLIKLADSKVDKNTKSATSSVFGLMTRKAVYRDGLGAVLINDDYDPTKFTLQPRRNFTKTGLPFPYGDKKQKDTVFTTVDYTALQKAIDIGFSNPDIQKTRSTIVIYKDQIIAENYAGGFTADTKILGWSMTKSIVSTLYGILQCKGKLNVNQLAPIPEWQNDERKNITYNHLLRMQSGLEWDENYTEISDATKMLFLESDMTLVQQKKEAIAKPTEIWNYSSGTSNLLSGLLKKNFKTHQEYLDFPYASLIDKIGMHSMLIEADMEGNYVGSSYGWATTRDWAKFGLLYLHKGNWNGKRIFDSEWVDYVSKPTAHSDGTYGGHFWLNAEGRFPDVPKDMYYASGYQGQYVFVIPSKDLVVVRTGLATYPIFDLNGFLGAVVKAVK, encoded by the coding sequence ATGAAAAATTTAAAAAGAGTATTACTTGTTTTGTTAGTTGTTGTAATTGTAGCCGTTGTTTACAATTACCCAAAATTAAATATGATTTCTGGTTATGCAGTTAAAAATATGGCATCTAATGTTTTTATTGCAGATAGAACAGCTGAGGAAATTAATACCGTAGATAACAATGTACCATTAATAAAATTAGCAGACTCTAAGGTTGATAAAAATACCAAAAGTGCTACGTCTTCAGTTTTTGGATTAATGACGCGTAAAGCGGTTTACAGAGATGGTTTAGGAGCTGTTTTAATTAATGATGATTATGACCCAACTAAGTTTACGCTACAACCACGTAGAAATTTCACAAAAACTGGCTTGCCTTTTCCTTATGGCGATAAAAAACAAAAAGACACTGTATTTACTACCGTAGACTATACTGCATTACAAAAAGCTATAGATATAGGTTTCTCTAACCCAGATATTCAAAAAACAAGAAGTACAATTGTTATTTATAAAGACCAGATTATTGCAGAAAATTATGCTGGCGGTTTTACGGCTGATACTAAAATTTTAGGTTGGTCTATGACAAAAAGTATTGTATCTACCTTATACGGAATATTGCAGTGTAAAGGAAAATTAAACGTTAACCAATTAGCTCCTATTCCTGAGTGGCAAAATGACGAAAGAAAAAACATCACTTACAATCATCTACTACGTATGCAAAGTGGTTTAGAATGGGATGAAAACTACACAGAAATATCTGATGCTACTAAAATGCTTTTTTTAGAGTCTGATATGACTTTGGTTCAACAAAAAAAAGAAGCTATTGCTAAACCAACAGAAATTTGGAATTATTCTTCAGGTACATCTAACTTATTATCTGGTTTATTAAAAAAGAATTTTAAAACTCATCAAGAATACTTGGATTTTCCTTATGCTAGTTTAATAGATAAAATAGGAATGCACTCTATGTTAATTGAAGCAGATATGGAAGGTAATTACGTAGGTTCTTCTTATGGCTGGGCAACCACTAGAGATTGGGCTAAGTTTGGATTACTATACTTACACAAAGGAAATTGGAATGGGAAAAGAATTTTTGATTCTGAGTGGGTAGACTATGTTTCTAAACCTACTGCACACTCAGACGGTACTTACGGTGGTCATTTTTGGTTAAATGCAGAAGGCAGGTTCCCTGATGTTCCTAAAGATATGTATTACGCTAGTGGTTACCAGGGGCAGTATGTTTTTGTAATACCTTCTAAAGATTTAGTTGTTGTAAGAACCG
- a CDS encoding xanthine dehydrogenase family protein molybdopterin-binding subunit: MSNSKIAFSRRNFIRTSSLASGGLLIGFNLFNSCKPNAKAPVNLADLDYKDFNAYIKIAENGAVTIFSPNPEIGQGVKTAMPMLIAEELDVEWKNVNVVQGDLDTVNFQRQVAGGSQSIRLGWEPLRQTGATARQMLINAAAIRWGVDPSSCTTKNGVITNSKGETLGYGEVVAEAAELEVPVNVSVKDPKDFTIIGTNAVNVDIDKIITGKPLFGIDYKADGMVYAAVVRPPAFGKTLVSFDDSEAKASSNIVDVIEFDNKIAVLAKDTWSAFKAKKTIKAEWKADVELESTEDHDKILKELLQNKEAKVLREDGNVQKAFAEADKILERTYEAPFLPHNCMEPMNFYANVTEDKIHLVGPIQTPQRTAAVIASNFGRKAEEVHLEMTRMGGGFGRRLYGDFAIEAATISNLAKKPIKIVYSREDDMTAGIYRPASKYKIKASIKNGEITGYHLREAAVNGNMYGLIPNFFPAGAIANYKVDAANYQSKITTGAWRAPYTNFLAFAEQSFFDELADELNVDRVQMRLDLLQKVKGTTDEKIQYSPERLENVIKLAVEKSNWGKTPNNIYQGFSAYYCHNSHVAEVANVEVINGEPVVKKVTCVIDCGVVVNPIGAENQAQGGVVDGIGHAMYGDFAFNKGVPSSKNFDTYRLIRMKEAPVVETHFVQNTLAPTGLGEPTLPPAGAAVANALKAVTGHRFTQQPFAKNPEHMRVKNKEIIG, translated from the coding sequence ATGTCAAATTCAAAAATAGCATTTAGTAGAAGAAATTTTATAAGAACATCTTCTTTAGCAAGTGGTGGATTATTAATAGGGTTTAATCTTTTTAACTCCTGTAAACCCAATGCTAAAGCACCTGTAAATTTAGCTGATTTAGATTACAAAGATTTTAATGCATACATAAAAATAGCAGAGAACGGAGCAGTAACTATTTTTTCTCCTAATCCAGAGATAGGACAAGGTGTTAAAACTGCTATGCCAATGCTAATAGCTGAGGAGTTAGATGTAGAATGGAAAAATGTAAATGTTGTGCAAGGAGATTTAGATACTGTAAATTTTCAGAGGCAAGTAGCTGGTGGTAGTCAATCTATACGCTTGGGTTGGGAACCTCTACGCCAAACAGGTGCAACAGCTCGTCAAATGTTAATTAATGCAGCAGCTATTCGTTGGGGAGTAGACCCTAGTAGCTGTACTACAAAAAATGGCGTAATAACCAATTCTAAAGGAGAGACTCTAGGTTATGGAGAGGTTGTAGCAGAAGCTGCTGAATTAGAAGTACCAGTGAATGTAAGTGTAAAAGATCCAAAAGATTTTACCATAATTGGTACAAATGCGGTAAATGTAGATATAGATAAAATTATAACAGGCAAACCCTTATTTGGTATAGATTATAAGGCAGATGGTATGGTGTATGCTGCTGTTGTACGTCCGCCCGCATTTGGTAAAACACTTGTTTCTTTTGATGATTCTGAGGCTAAAGCATCTAGTAATATTGTAGATGTAATTGAGTTTGATAATAAAATTGCTGTTTTAGCAAAAGATACTTGGTCTGCTTTTAAAGCAAAAAAAACTATTAAAGCAGAATGGAAAGCTGATGTAGAATTAGAGAGTACAGAAGACCACGATAAAATACTCAAAGAATTACTACAAAATAAAGAAGCTAAGGTATTACGTGAAGATGGCAATGTGCAAAAAGCCTTTGCAGAAGCAGATAAAATATTAGAACGTACATACGAGGCGCCTTTTTTACCACACAATTGTATGGAGCCTATGAACTTCTATGCTAATGTAACAGAAGATAAAATTCACTTAGTTGGTCCTATACAAACACCACAGCGCACAGCTGCTGTTATAGCAAGTAATTTTGGAAGAAAGGCAGAAGAAGTACATTTAGAGATGACACGTATGGGCGGTGGTTTTGGTAGACGTTTGTATGGCGACTTTGCAATAGAAGCAGCAACCATATCTAATTTAGCCAAAAAACCAATAAAAATTGTGTACTCTAGAGAGGACGATATGACGGCTGGTATATACAGACCAGCATCTAAATATAAAATAAAAGCCTCTATAAAAAATGGTGAAATAACAGGATATCATTTAAGAGAGGCAGCCGTAAATGGTAATATGTACGGTTTAATACCTAATTTTTTTCCGGCAGGAGCTATAGCCAATTATAAGGTAGATGCTGCTAATTACCAAAGTAAAATAACCACTGGTGCTTGGCGTGCACCATATACCAATTTTTTAGCTTTTGCAGAACAAAGCTTTTTTGATGAGTTGGCCGATGAGTTAAATGTAGACCGTGTGCAAATGAGATTAGATTTGTTACAAAAAGTAAAAGGTACTACAGATGAAAAAATACAATATTCTCCAGAACGTTTAGAGAATGTTATAAAATTGGCAGTAGAGAAATCTAACTGGGGAAAAACACCTAATAATATATACCAAGGTTTTTCAGCTTATTATTGTCACAACTCTCACGTTGCAGAGGTTGCAAATGTAGAGGTGATAAATGGCGAACCTGTTGTTAAAAAAGTAACTTGTGTTATAGACTGTGGTGTTGTAGTTAATCCAATAGGAGCGGAGAACCAAGCTCAAGGTGGAGTTGTAGATGGTATAGGCCATGCAATGTATGGGGACTTTGCTTTTAATAAAGGTGTTCCATCGTCTAAAAACTTTGATACATATAGATTAATTAGAATGAAAGAAGCTCCTGTTGTAGAAACTCATTTTGTGCAAAACACTTTAGCACCAACAGGTTTAGGAGAGCCAACTTTACCACCAGCAGGCGCAGCAGTTGCAAATGCATTAAAAGCGGTAACAGGGCATAGGTTTACACAACAGCCTTTTGCTAAAAACCCAGAGCATATGCGAGTAAAAAATAAAGAAATAATAGGATAA
- a CDS encoding M14 family metallopeptidase, protein MKSLVLSIVVVLSVVFNSYAQQKEITSSLYSTYDTYKEGSLKERRIKHKSIQPLLQKFANNTKFKVAKVGESIEGRSISLVSIGTGKINVFLWSQMHGDEPTATQAIFDILNFLNADSFTDEKKEILSNLTLHFLPMLNPDGAEYYTRSNTLGIDINRDALHLQSPEGRVLKRVRDSLKADFGFNLHDQSTYYNAERTNKPATISYLAPAYNYEKDINSVRGNAMKVIVFMNSIIQKYAPGQVGRYNDDFEPRAFGDNIQKWGTSAILIESGGNYDDIEKQEIRKLNYVSILSAIYTIANGSYANIPIDDYNKIPENDRKMFDLKMTNVSYNLLGKTYKLDIGINHTEIDNPKHTDFYNLGKIADQGDLSTYYGYFTFNAKGYTIVPAKVYPKTIANLDQFLGLNALSLLKEGFMYIPVATIPSKVKSTKLPLHIVNTGYVLPKTLRLTPGKNPNFFLEKNGKIVYAVVNGYLIDLTTGKGTFTNGLVLKND, encoded by the coding sequence ATGAAGTCTTTAGTCCTTAGCATTGTGGTTGTTTTAAGTGTTGTATTTAATAGTTATGCGCAACAAAAAGAAATAACTAGTAGTTTATATAGTACTTATGATACATATAAAGAAGGTAGTTTAAAAGAGCGTAGAATTAAACATAAAAGCATACAGCCATTATTGCAGAAGTTTGCAAACAACACTAAGTTTAAGGTTGCTAAAGTAGGAGAGTCTATAGAAGGGCGTAGTATATCTTTGGTAAGTATTGGTACAGGTAAAATTAATGTCTTTTTATGGTCTCAGATGCACGGAGATGAGCCTACAGCTACACAAGCTATTTTTGATATTCTTAATTTTTTAAATGCAGATTCTTTTACTGATGAAAAAAAAGAAATATTAAGTAACTTAACTTTACACTTTTTACCAATGCTTAATCCAGATGGAGCAGAGTATTATACTCGTAGTAATACTTTAGGTATAGATATAAATAGAGATGCTTTGCATTTACAATCTCCAGAGGGTAGGGTTTTAAAAAGAGTTAGAGATAGTCTTAAGGCAGATTTTGGCTTTAATTTACACGACCAAAGTACGTACTACAATGCAGAGCGTACAAACAAACCTGCAACTATATCTTATTTAGCACCTGCTTATAACTACGAAAAAGATATTAATAGCGTACGTGGTAATGCTATGAAGGTAATTGTGTTTATGAATAGCATTATACAAAAATATGCGCCAGGACAAGTAGGGCGTTATAATGATGATTTTGAACCGCGTGCTTTTGGTGATAATATACAAAAATGGGGTACAAGTGCTATTTTAATAGAATCTGGTGGTAATTATGATGACATAGAGAAGCAAGAAATACGTAAGCTAAATTACGTATCTATATTATCTGCTATATACACTATTGCAAATGGGTCTTATGCTAATATTCCTATAGATGATTATAATAAAATCCCTGAAAACGATAGAAAAATGTTCGACTTAAAAATGACTAACGTTAGTTATAATTTGTTAGGTAAAACATACAAGTTAGATATAGGAATTAACCATACAGAAATAGATAACCCTAAACACACCGATTTTTATAATTTAGGTAAAATAGCAGATCAGGGAGACTTATCTACCTATTATGGGTATTTTACTTTTAATGCAAAAGGTTATACTATAGTACCTGCAAAAGTATATCCTAAAACAATAGCTAATTTAGATCAGTTTTTAGGTTTAAATGCACTTTCTCTTTTAAAGGAAGGTTTTATGTATATTCCTGTTGCTACAATACCTAGTAAAGTTAAAAGTACCAAATTACCCTTACATATAGTTAATACTGGTTATGTATTACCTAAAACGTTACGATTAACACCGGGTAAAAATCCTAATTTCTTTTTAGAGAAAAATGGTAAAATCGTTTACGCAGTTGTTAATGGTTATTTAATAGATTTAACTACAGGTAAAGGTACTTTTACAAATGGTTTGGTATTAAAAAATGATTAG
- a CDS encoding (2Fe-2S)-binding protein produces the protein MPTYNLKINGKKQQVIVSEDTPLLWVLRDHLDLVGTKFGCGIGQCGACTVHINGNAVRSCSTPISVIAEKEVTTIEGLSADGTHPVQEAWKEVDVPQCGYCQAGQIMTASAFLSKNTSPSSDEIKNAMHGNICRCAAYNRIHKAVEVAATKLV, from the coding sequence ATGCCAACATATAACCTTAAGATTAACGGAAAAAAACAACAAGTAATTGTAAGTGAAGATACTCCATTGTTATGGGTCTTAAGAGATCATTTAGACTTGGTAGGTACTAAGTTTGGTTGTGGTATTGGGCAATGTGGTGCTTGTACAGTTCATATTAATGGCAATGCGGTACGCAGTTGTTCTACTCCAATAAGTGTAATAGCAGAAAAAGAAGTTACTACAATAGAAGGCTTGTCTGCAGACGGTACACATCCTGTGCAAGAAGCCTGGAAAGAGGTAGATGTGCCACAGTGTGGCTATTGCCAAGCCGGACAAATTATGACGGCTTCTGCTTTTTTATCAAAAAATACGAGTCCTTCTTCAGATGAAATTAAAAATGCAATGCACGGTAATATTTGCAGGTGTGCAGCTTACAATAGAATTCATAAAGCAGTAGAAGTTGCTGCAACTAAATTAGTTTAA
- a CDS encoding MoaD/ThiS family protein: protein MKVLLFGVTKDIIGSSILDVSNFATNADTTVGQLHQYLQEKYPDLKKLSSLAIAVNNSYAQESVTLQETDEIALIPPVSGG from the coding sequence ATGAAAGTTTTATTGTTTGGTGTAACAAAAGATATCATTGGTTCTAGTATATTAGATGTTTCTAATTTTGCAACCAACGCAGATACAACGGTTGGACAGTTACACCAGTATTTGCAAGAAAAATATCCAGATTTAAAAAAACTGTCATCTTTAGCTATAGCTGTAAATAATAGTTATGCACAAGAGAGTGTTACTCTACAAGAGACAGATGAAATTGCTTTAATACCACCAGTTAGTGGCGGATAA
- the moaA gene encoding GTP 3',8-cyclase MoaA has product MLIDNHNRKINYLRLAVTDRCNLRCNYCMPSEGINFAKNDKLFTIEELVKLSEIVVSQGIDKIRITGGEPFVRKDLMVLLRKLAALNGLNDISITTNATLIGPHIAELKELGITNVNVSLDAINKQTFNKITRRDTYDTVHSNLIKLITEGFNVRINFIVLDNQNTEDIIPILELMKHYNVSIRFLEEMPFNGGSKEFSTIKWNYKSIFNHIKTTFPKIEKLESPATSTSINYKIKGHKSTFGLIPSFSRTFCGSCNRLRISATGDIITCLYAKPSANLRAILREGNSDESVKEQILKAVGSRAKTGFEAQEKYDGIFSNSMTSIGG; this is encoded by the coding sequence ATGCTGATAGATAATCATAATAGAAAAATAAACTACTTGCGCTTAGCGGTTACAGATAGATGTAATTTACGTTGCAACTATTGTATGCCATCTGAGGGTATTAATTTTGCAAAAAACGATAAGCTTTTTACTATTGAAGAATTGGTGAAACTTAGCGAAATTGTTGTTTCGCAGGGTATAGATAAAATTAGAATTACTGGTGGTGAGCCTTTTGTACGTAAAGATCTTATGGTTTTACTTCGTAAACTAGCTGCTTTAAATGGTTTAAACGATATTTCTATAACTACTAATGCAACACTAATTGGCCCACATATAGCAGAACTAAAAGAACTAGGCATTACAAATGTTAATGTAAGTTTAGATGCAATTAATAAGCAAACGTTTAATAAAATTACACGTAGAGATACTTATGACACAGTACATAGTAACTTAATAAAGCTAATAACAGAAGGCTTTAATGTACGTATTAATTTTATTGTTTTAGATAACCAAAATACAGAGGATATTATTCCTATTTTAGAGCTAATGAAGCATTACAACGTTTCTATTAGATTTTTAGAAGAAATGCCATTTAATGGAGGTTCAAAAGAGTTTTCAACCATAAAATGGAATTACAAAAGTATTTTTAATCATATAAAAACAACTTTTCCTAAAATTGAAAAATTAGAGTCTCCTGCTACATCAACTTCTATCAACTATAAAATAAAAGGTCATAAGAGTACCTTTGGTTTAATACCATCTTTTAGTAGAACTTTTTGTGGTTCTTGCAATAGACTTCGTATTTCTGCAACTGGTGATATTATTACTTGTTTATATGCTAAGCCTAGTGCTAATTTAAGAGCTATTTTAAGAGAGGGGAATTCTGATGAATCTGTGAAGGAGCAAATTTTAAAGGCTGTTGGTAGTAGAGCAAAAACAGGTTTTGAAGCTCAAGAGAAATACGATGGTATTTTTAGTAACTCTATGACATCTATAGGAGGGTAA
- a CDS encoding vWA domain-containing protein, translated as MKLNWKIFSLFCLTLLFISCGNADDDVKFDFNDKGELGKGTTVDDCLGFGENDLILSIQEQYTAKPSKVSVFFKVSDADGNPVVGLVEDDFTIYEQGRNDDCFNRISTTESSKDISPNGQIFNNSTLLVLDLSKSVLDSSLDELKAASISFINNVMPEEDKKSDSFKMSIHWFDGEDKLHELNPLTSSRDELIAAIESITSTISSDASTDLYGAAIRSTDLASKYLKDNTAKDVIGAASVVLFTDGTDQASRYTKAAALKKVTDADPNISFFSIGLGSEIDTEVLKELGKTFSVFATNKEELETTFNEISTKISERANSFYLFEYCTPKRDGSGTSNLVIQVKKQNREGAVQTKFSADGFTGGCGL; from the coding sequence ATGAAATTGAATTGGAAGATTTTTTCACTTTTTTGCCTAACACTTTTATTTATTTCTTGCGGTAATGCAGACGATGATGTAAAGTTTGACTTTAACGATAAAGGTGAATTAGGAAAAGGAACAACCGTAGATGATTGCCTTGGTTTTGGCGAGAATGATCTAATATTATCTATACAAGAACAATACACAGCTAAACCCTCTAAAGTATCAGTGTTTTTTAAAGTATCTGACGCAGACGGTAACCCTGTTGTTGGCCTAGTAGAAGATGACTTTACAATATATGAACAAGGTAGAAATGATGACTGTTTTAATAGAATATCTACTACCGAGTCTTCAAAAGATATATCTCCTAACGGACAAATATTTAATAACAGCACATTACTTGTATTAGATTTAAGTAAAAGTGTATTAGATAGTAGTTTAGATGAATTAAAAGCTGCGTCTATTAGTTTTATAAATAATGTAATGCCAGAAGAAGACAAAAAAAGTGACTCTTTTAAAATGAGTATTCATTGGTTTGATGGTGAAGATAAATTACATGAATTAAACCCTTTAACTTCTTCTAGAGACGAGTTAATTGCTGCAATAGAAAGTATCACAAGTACTATTAGCTCTGATGCCTCTACAGATTTATATGGGGCAGCAATAAGATCTACAGATTTAGCTAGTAAATATTTAAAAGATAATACAGCAAAAGATGTTATTGGCGCAGCCTCTGTAGTTTTATTTACAGATGGTACAGACCAAGCGTCTAGATACACTAAAGCTGCTGCCTTAAAAAAGGTAACAGATGCAGATCCTAACATATCTTTCTTTTCTATTGGTTTGGGTAGTGAAATTGATACTGAAGTTTTAAAAGAACTTGGTAAAACATTTAGTGTATTTGCCACTAATAAAGAAGAGTTAGAAACTACATTTAACGAGATTTCTACTAAAATATCTGAAAGAGCTAATAGTTTTTACTTATTTGAGTACTGTACTCCTAAAAGAGATGGTAGTGGCACAAGTAACCTGGTAATACAAGTTAAAAAACAAAACAGAGAAGGCGCTGTACAAACCAAATTTAGCGCAGACGGTTTTACTGGTGGTTGCGGTCTATAA